The Kozakia baliensis genome includes a region encoding these proteins:
- a CDS encoding phytoene desaturase family protein translates to MLLGHAGADVTVYERHERIGGRSGAIEAEGFRFDVGPTFFLYPEILRSLFRQCGLDFDREATLERLDDHYDLHFEGGPKLRISRHLSRLKDEIAKISTQDAENVASFIDENRKKLSLFGPVLQRPFNSLRDVFRLDMLRALPLLRPHRSVDQDLGRYFKDPRTRLAFSFQSKYLGMSPYRCPSLFTILGFMEHEFGIYHPIGGTQAVMEAMAHAAKQFGVEFRFNTPIRRLHLEKKHARGVITDRGMEPADAVVVNADFARAMTKLVPNRARKRWRDSVIAQKQYSCSTFMLYLGLEGALPEQGHHTVFLSKDYEQNFAEIEDGRFLSESPSLYVQNAGVTDPTQAPVGHSTLYALMPVGHLKEKSLVWDESLTRQARTLVLARLKDAGFGDIEPRIRFEKIITPQNWEDDYDVHRGAVFNLAHNLGQMLHRRPHNRFEDIKGIYLVGGGTHPGSGLPVIFEGARISSNLLVQDLAPQKARERMPFFSFKRYPTHDIA, encoded by the coding sequence ATGTTGCTTGGTCATGCGGGTGCAGACGTCACAGTCTATGAACGCCACGAACGGATCGGAGGACGCTCGGGCGCGATTGAAGCCGAAGGTTTTCGCTTCGATGTCGGGCCAACATTTTTCCTCTATCCCGAAATTCTACGTTCTTTATTCCGGCAATGTGGGCTGGATTTCGACCGGGAAGCGACGCTCGAGCGCCTGGACGATCACTATGATCTCCACTTCGAGGGTGGCCCTAAGCTACGCATCAGCCGCCACCTCTCCCGCTTGAAGGACGAGATCGCGAAAATCAGCACTCAGGATGCTGAAAACGTGGCTTCTTTCATTGATGAAAACCGCAAAAAACTCAGCCTTTTCGGCCCCGTGCTTCAACGCCCGTTCAATTCCCTACGCGACGTGTTCAGGCTGGACATGTTACGCGCTTTGCCGTTGCTGCGCCCCCATCGTTCCGTAGACCAAGATCTTGGTCGTTACTTCAAAGACCCGCGTACACGGCTCGCCTTTTCCTTTCAGAGCAAATATTTGGGCATGTCACCCTATCGGTGCCCAAGCCTGTTCACCATTCTCGGCTTCATGGAACACGAGTTCGGCATCTACCATCCCATTGGGGGTACACAAGCCGTCATGGAAGCCATGGCGCATGCGGCCAAGCAATTCGGCGTCGAGTTTCGGTTCAATACGCCCATCCGCAGGCTTCATTTGGAGAAAAAACACGCACGTGGTGTCATAACCGATCGTGGCATGGAGCCTGCAGACGCCGTCGTCGTAAATGCCGATTTTGCCCGAGCCATGACAAAATTGGTTCCCAATCGCGCCCGAAAACGGTGGCGCGATAGCGTTATCGCGCAAAAGCAGTATTCCTGTTCCACCTTCATGCTTTATCTCGGTCTGGAAGGTGCTTTACCGGAGCAAGGTCACCACACGGTCTTTCTATCCAAGGATTACGAACAAAATTTTGCCGAGATAGAAGACGGACGCTTCCTTTCCGAAAGTCCTTCCCTATACGTCCAAAATGCAGGCGTTACAGACCCGACACAAGCTCCTGTCGGTCACTCTACGCTTTATGCCCTTATGCCAGTTGGGCATTTGAAGGAAAAATCCTTGGTATGGGATGAGTCGCTTACCCGACAGGCGCGTACGCTCGTTCTGGCACGCCTCAAAGATGCGGGGTTTGGCGATATCGAACCGCGTATCCGTTTTGAAAAAATCATCACGCCTCAAAATTGGGAAGACGATTATGACGTCCATCGTGGCGCGGTTTTCAATCTTGCCCATAATCTGGGGCAGATGCTGCATCGCCGCCCGCATAATCGTTTTGAAGATATCAAGGGCATTTATCTGGTTGGCGGGGGCACGCATCCTGGAAGCGGCCTGCCTGTTATTTTCGAAGG
- a CDS encoding aldehyde dehydrogenase family protein, translating into MKNIFDDESESVSRLREAASLWADVPIRRRIKIVRRFERYLTKHVGELRRFLPERPFAQTIVAEFLPLQAACRFLSREAAPLLKPHALGWRGRPFWLIGTSAIVERRPFGVVLILGPGNYPLMLPGIQILQALVAGNAVAFKPAPGYDALAHFLLSLLKKSGLPASLVRLLPSDQSSELLKTRYDLVVLTGSANTGRDVALKAAKTLTPTIMELSGVDAVFVLPDADLSLVARALAFGSSLNHGATCIAPHRVFVTPQNIEPLAQALRATLKRKSANSPSGSTKQLAAAIERAGGRAEFIGGVALLRIDHQTIDLLNIDIFQPWLALVEVASMEEAVQLDRRSDYALGASLFGPEQECEMLARRLAAGSICINDLIVPTADPRLPFGGKKNSGWGVTRGREGLLAMTRPVAISKRHRFAFHLR; encoded by the coding sequence GTGAAGAACATATTCGATGACGAAAGCGAGAGCGTCTCTCGGTTGCGCGAAGCCGCCTCTTTATGGGCGGATGTGCCGATAAGACGACGGATCAAGATCGTCCGGCGTTTCGAGCGATATCTGACGAAGCATGTTGGGGAGTTGAGGCGTTTTCTACCGGAACGACCCTTCGCGCAGACGATCGTTGCAGAGTTTCTTCCGTTGCAAGCCGCCTGTCGCTTTCTGAGCCGTGAAGCAGCGCCTTTGCTCAAGCCTCACGCACTCGGCTGGCGTGGCCGTCCTTTCTGGCTGATCGGCACATCCGCCATTGTGGAGAGACGGCCTTTCGGCGTTGTTCTCATCCTGGGGCCGGGAAATTATCCGTTGATGTTGCCCGGCATCCAGATATTGCAAGCTTTGGTCGCAGGTAATGCGGTCGCGTTCAAGCCCGCGCCGGGATATGATGCGCTGGCGCATTTTTTGTTGAGTTTGCTGAAGAAATCCGGCCTGCCTGCCAGTCTCGTTCGACTTCTGCCCAGCGATCAAAGCTCGGAGCTATTGAAAACGCGTTACGACCTGGTTGTGCTGACGGGATCGGCAAATACGGGTAGAGACGTGGCCTTAAAGGCGGCAAAAACCCTGACGCCGACCATCATGGAACTTTCCGGCGTGGATGCGGTTTTCGTGCTGCCCGACGCCGATTTGAGTTTGGTCGCTCGGGCGCTGGCGTTCGGTTCTTCCTTAAACCATGGGGCGACCTGCATTGCGCCGCATCGCGTGTTCGTTACGCCCCAAAACATCGAACCTCTGGCACAGGCGTTGAGGGCGACGTTAAAACGAAAAAGCGCCAATTCCCCTTCTGGCAGCACCAAACAACTGGCTGCGGCAATCGAGCGGGCAGGGGGGCGTGCGGAATTTATCGGCGGCGTTGCGTTATTGCGTATCGATCATCAAACCATTGATCTCCTCAATATCGATATCTTTCAGCCTTGGCTCGCGCTCGTGGAAGTTGCTTCAATGGAGGAAGCGGTCCAACTTGATCGGCGCTCCGACTACGCACTGGGCGCGAGCCTTTTTGGACCGGAACAGGAATGCGAGATGCTTGCGCGTCGTCTCGCGGCAGGTTCCATTTGCATCAACGATCTTATTGTGCCGACCGCCGATCCACGGCTCCCGTTCGGTGGAAAAAAGAACAGCGGATGGGGCGTAACGCGCGGCCGTGAAGGCCTGTTGGCCATGACGCGGCCCGTCGCCATTTCCAAACGACATCGCTTTGCGTTTCATTTGCGTTGA
- a CDS encoding IS110 family RNA-guided transposase: MTFRTIGIDLAIRGDHLAQIYDDGRPNGRAIRFRHDQPSLAAFVQTAVMGLRADDHIQAIMEPTGMSWFPVAHHLADAGVTVARVKGKRVKALRRYLSEHAKTDMADAQILAAIPSFGGPRLDPVHIPDPRSHALQRLTKQRSRFQNEVADARRRLLDLIRWASPRLEAVLPDLGTRLSLALLQKWFHPSDVLKARRTTLAKYVAAHAGGNHPRSGPFVETLITGLREAAQYAQNLHGAHIDFSELQFEIATEIENVLKKIQIVGDLEQHIADLYKHLDPQALLLSIPGVGRHLAPTLIGILQNIERFHSEKHLRGFCGLFPRRADSGGVERAGQTLTQGGNNRIKHALYLAADTARKTDPELAELYWRLMTAKGHHHKQALCAVANRIVNRIFSVLKRGKPYEVRDREGNSITLCEAKAIILERYTVGENIRAGRRSNRIEKNS, from the coding sequence ATGACATTCCGTACCATTGGTATTGATCTGGCCATTCGCGGAGATCACCTCGCTCAGATCTATGACGATGGCCGCCCTAATGGCCGTGCAATTCGTTTCAGGCACGATCAGCCTTCACTCGCCGCTTTTGTTCAGACAGCCGTGATGGGGCTGAGGGCGGATGACCACATTCAGGCCATCATGGAGCCAACCGGCATGAGCTGGTTTCCTGTTGCCCACCATCTTGCAGATGCTGGCGTCACCGTGGCTCGCGTCAAGGGAAAACGGGTCAAGGCTCTACGCCGTTACCTTTCCGAACACGCCAAAACGGATATGGCTGATGCCCAGATCCTGGCGGCCATACCGTCATTTGGTGGACCACGTCTTGATCCAGTCCACATTCCGGATCCGCGAAGCCACGCTCTTCAACGTCTAACCAAACAGAGAAGCCGCTTTCAGAACGAGGTCGCAGATGCCAGGCGGCGCCTGCTTGATCTCATTCGTTGGGCATCTCCCAGGCTTGAAGCAGTCTTGCCCGACTTAGGAACACGGCTCTCTTTGGCCCTGTTGCAGAAATGGTTTCACCCCTCGGATGTTTTGAAGGCGCGTCGTACGACACTCGCCAAATATGTTGCAGCCCATGCAGGAGGGAACCATCCGCGCAGTGGGCCCTTTGTGGAAACGCTGATCACAGGGTTACGTGAAGCGGCGCAATACGCCCAGAACCTTCATGGGGCACACATTGATTTTTCGGAACTGCAATTCGAAATTGCGACGGAAATTGAGAATGTTCTGAAGAAAATTCAAATAGTTGGAGATCTTGAGCAGCATATTGCCGATCTCTACAAACACCTCGACCCACAGGCTCTTCTGCTCAGTATTCCGGGTGTCGGCCGACATCTTGCGCCGACCCTGATTGGTATCTTGCAGAACATTGAGCGGTTTCATTCCGAAAAACATTTACGGGGTTTTTGTGGCCTGTTTCCCCGGAGGGCTGATAGTGGTGGTGTGGAGCGAGCGGGCCAGACCCTGACCCAGGGTGGCAATAACCGCATCAAACATGCACTTTATCTTGCTGCTGATACGGCACGAAAAACAGATCCTGAACTGGCAGAACTTTATTGGAGGCTGATGACGGCGAAAGGTCATCATCACAAACAGGCTTTATGTGCCGTTGCCAATCGTATTGTGAACCGGATCTTCAGCGTTCTCAAACGAGGAAAGCCTTATGAAGTGCGCGACAGGGAGGGAAACAGCATCACCCTCTGTGAAGCAAAAGCCATCATTCTGGAGCGCTATACTGTCGGAGAAAACATCAGAGCAGGACGTCGTTCCAATCGGATCGAAAAGAACTCCTGA
- a CDS encoding LbetaH domain-containing protein yields MLLRLSPWHQTRPRYRYLPPYAIHAGNPAKFIRYRFSPEIIDEFLKIGWWNWEEEKVNTLTPELLSRDIEAFVRAHRTDRK; encoded by the coding sequence GTGCTTCTCCGACTTTCTCCATGGCATCAAACCCGGCCCCGCTATCGATACCTGCCGCCTTACGCCATCCATGCCGGGAACCCGGCTAAGTTCATTCGATACCGCTTCTCGCCGGAAATCATTGATGAATTTCTGAAAATCGGATGGTGGAATTGGGAGGAGGAGAAGGTCAATACCCTTACGCCGGAACTTCTGTCACGGGATATCGAAGCATTCGTGCGGGCGCATCGAACCGATAGGAAGTGA
- a CDS encoding NADP-dependent oxidoreductase translates to MPEIPTHNRRIVLASRPQGAPVPENFRLETQPIAQPAAGQVLLRTLWLSLDPYMRGRMSDAPSYAAPVAIGDVMVGGTVARVEASNREDFKPGDLVLSYSGWQDCAISDGKGLTKLPADLAHPSWALGVLGMPGFTAWHGLLKIGEPKAGETVVVAAASGAVGSVVGQIAKIRGAHVVGIAGGEKKCRHVTEELGFDACIDHRAEDFPHLLAASCPKGIDVYYENVGGPVFDAVVPLLNDHARVPVCGVIAQYNGDGTPLSGPDRLPSFIGLVLRKRLRVQGFIIGDHYADEYQDFAQEMGQWVKEGRVKFFEDVVEGLARAPEAFIGLLEGRNHGKLVVRVS, encoded by the coding sequence ATGCCTGAAATACCCACTCACAATCGCCGGATAGTTCTAGCATCACGCCCCCAGGGCGCGCCCGTCCCTGAAAATTTCCGGTTGGAAACGCAACCAATTGCTCAGCCAGCAGCAGGCCAGGTTTTATTGCGAACTCTCTGGCTTTCGCTCGATCCCTATATGCGTGGCCGCATGAGCGATGCTCCCTCCTACGCCGCGCCCGTTGCGATCGGGGATGTCATGGTCGGCGGGACCGTGGCGCGTGTCGAAGCCTCGAACCGGGAGGATTTCAAACCCGGCGATTTGGTGCTCAGCTATTCAGGCTGGCAGGATTGTGCCATTTCGGATGGAAAAGGCCTGACCAAGCTTCCAGCCGATTTGGCGCACCCTTCCTGGGCGCTTGGCGTGCTAGGAATGCCGGGCTTCACAGCTTGGCACGGCCTTTTAAAAATCGGCGAACCCAAAGCAGGCGAGACAGTCGTGGTGGCCGCTGCGAGCGGTGCAGTAGGGTCCGTAGTTGGACAGATCGCGAAGATCCGGGGTGCGCACGTTGTCGGCATTGCCGGTGGCGAAAAGAAATGTCGGCATGTAACGGAAGAACTTGGTTTCGATGCGTGTATCGACCATCGCGCTGAGGATTTTCCACATTTGCTTGCGGCGTCATGTCCCAAAGGGATTGATGTTTATTATGAGAATGTCGGTGGCCCTGTGTTCGATGCCGTGGTCCCGTTACTGAATGACCATGCGCGCGTTCCTGTTTGCGGCGTGATCGCCCAATATAATGGCGACGGTACCCCGCTTTCCGGCCCAGATCGTCTGCCGTCTTTTATCGGTCTTGTGCTTCGTAAGCGACTACGCGTGCAGGGCTTTATTATTGGCGATCACTATGCGGATGAATATCAGGATTTCGCGCAAGAAATGGGGCAGTGGGTGAAGGAGGGGCGCGTTAAGTTTTTCGAGGATGTCGTCGAAGGTTTAGCGCGCGCGCCGGAAGCGTTCATTGGTTTGCTAGAGGGGAGGAACCACGGAAAGCTGGTGGTTCGCGTTTCGTAA
- a CDS encoding TonB-dependent receptor — protein sequence MHRTVILLASTALAVSCSAYAQSPADDAARSSFNDRQGADKTPADGSVEATPLNEEHINVNAHLDDVRSSLQPSTGATVYNFSRRDIEKIPGGDNAPLNSILLQAPGVAQDSYGQLHIRGDHNEVQFRLDGVQLPEGLNVFGQALMTRFAHSMSLTTGALPSEYGFLQAGVIDITTKNGSSDAGGDASIYGGARDYFLPSLQYGGHHGKWDYFATADFVHDRVGIENPTPSFNALHDLSNQYHFLGHLRYTADENTRISFTAGVSNAEYQLPNNPGQQRQFANPVFLNSGLSQNVYGSIDSASLNEQQKQITDFAILSLQKDIGDFSLQSSVMTRYSSLRYSPDALGDLVYNGLSQRAARSVFSTGSQSDVTWHANSQHTVRFGYQVYIERNISKTDSTAYAQTGLDEDGNPAFDGTTVNVHDGNGRTGWMYGLYAQDEWRPVKNLTINYGLRFDGIDEYTHSKQVSPRINIVWQPWRGGTFHAGYSRYFTPPPFEVVSDMQIGKFANTSNAPPSTQNTMVKAERDHYFDMGFAQQILPGWHASFDAYVKLAKNMIDEGQFGAPIILSAFNYRRGQVNGYEFATDYEHGPFSVYGNFAWSRAIGKDITTAQWNFDPDDLAYIKQHWVHLDHDQRWTASAGGSYTAFYKTGHPTRLSASMVYGSGLRADSDIPNGRSIPIYATFNLSLVQSFRDLFQVPFLKRTQLRLDVINLFDKTYMLRDGSGIGVGAPQYGLRRTILTGISQRF from the coding sequence ATGCATCGCACCGTAATCCTTCTTGCGAGCACCGCTCTTGCTGTTTCTTGCTCAGCTTATGCGCAGAGTCCTGCGGATGATGCTGCGCGTTCTTCTTTCAACGACAGGCAAGGTGCCGACAAAACCCCAGCTGATGGCAGCGTCGAAGCCACTCCCCTCAATGAAGAACATATCAACGTCAATGCGCACTTGGATGACGTACGCTCCTCCTTGCAGCCCTCAACCGGTGCCACCGTCTATAACTTCTCCCGTCGCGATATCGAAAAAATCCCGGGAGGCGATAACGCACCGCTCAATTCTATTCTGTTGCAAGCTCCGGGCGTTGCGCAGGATAGTTACGGGCAATTGCATATCCGCGGCGACCATAACGAAGTGCAATTTCGTCTTGATGGCGTCCAATTGCCAGAAGGTTTGAACGTTTTCGGACAAGCGCTCATGACGCGTTTCGCGCATTCCATGTCCCTGACGACAGGGGCGTTACCGAGCGAGTACGGCTTTCTGCAAGCTGGGGTTATCGATATCACCACGAAAAACGGCAGTTCCGACGCCGGGGGCGACGCCTCGATCTATGGTGGCGCGCGTGACTATTTCCTCCCATCCCTGCAATATGGCGGCCATCACGGAAAGTGGGATTACTTTGCAACGGCCGATTTCGTGCATGACCGCGTCGGTATCGAAAACCCAACACCAAGCTTCAACGCCTTACATGATTTAAGCAATCAATATCATTTCTTGGGTCATTTACGCTATACGGCTGATGAAAACACACGCATCAGCTTTACGGCTGGCGTTTCGAATGCCGAGTATCAATTGCCCAACAACCCGGGCCAGCAGCGACAATTCGCCAATCCCGTGTTTCTCAATAGCGGCCTTTCGCAGAACGTCTATGGCAGCATCGATAGCGCCAGTTTGAACGAACAACAGAAACAAATCACCGATTTCGCTATTCTTTCCTTGCAAAAGGACATCGGCGATTTCAGCCTCCAAAGCTCGGTCATGACGCGCTACAGTTCGCTGCGTTATTCCCCCGATGCTCTTGGCGACCTCGTTTATAATGGTCTCTCACAGCGCGCCGCACGCTCTGTCTTCTCGACAGGCTCACAAAGCGATGTGACATGGCATGCCAATTCTCAGCATACCGTTCGCTTCGGATACCAAGTGTACATCGAACGCAACATTTCTAAAACCGATTCAACCGCTTATGCCCAGACCGGCCTTGATGAAGATGGCAATCCGGCCTTCGACGGAACAACGGTCAATGTGCATGACGGCAATGGTCGCACGGGCTGGATGTATGGACTGTACGCTCAGGATGAGTGGCGCCCCGTCAAGAATCTGACGATCAATTATGGTCTGCGTTTCGATGGTATCGATGAATACACGCATTCCAAACAGGTAAGTCCGCGCATCAATATCGTCTGGCAACCCTGGCGTGGCGGCACTTTCCATGCGGGCTACTCCCGCTATTTCACGCCGCCGCCGTTCGAAGTCGTCAGCGATATGCAAATCGGCAAATTCGCGAATACGTCCAATGCCCCGCCCTCTACGCAAAATACTATGGTCAAGGCCGAGCGCGACCACTATTTTGACATGGGTTTCGCGCAACAAATCCTTCCTGGCTGGCATGCTTCGTTCGATGCTTACGTCAAACTCGCGAAAAACATGATCGATGAAGGCCAGTTCGGCGCACCGATTATTCTATCGGCCTTTAACTACCGCCGTGGCCAGGTAAACGGTTACGAATTCGCGACGGATTACGAACACGGTCCGTTCTCGGTCTATGGAAACTTCGCCTGGTCGCGCGCCATCGGCAAAGACATCACCACGGCACAATGGAATTTCGATCCCGACGACCTTGCCTATATCAAGCAGCACTGGGTCCATCTGGATCACGATCAGCGTTGGACGGCTTCCGCCGGTGGCAGCTACACGGCATTCTATAAAACCGGTCACCCTACGCGACTTTCCGCCAGCATGGTCTATGGTAGCGGTCTCCGCGCCGATAGCGATATTCCCAATGGACGATCCATCCCTATCTACGCCACCTTCAATCTCTCTTTAGTGCAGTCCTTCCGCGATCTGTTCCAGGTGCCCTTCCTCAAACGCACGCAGTTGCGGCTGGATGTCATCAACCTGTTCGATAAGACTTACATGCTAAGAGACGGCTCAGGCATCGGGGTTGGTGCACCGCAATATGGTTTGCGCCGCACCATTTTGACAGGCATCTCGCAACGCTTCTAA
- a CDS encoding DUF3310 domain-containing protein, protein MASAEHDTLAVSHDPVNHPKHYASHPARCACGASIECIQITEHVGFNLGNALKYVWRADLKGNADEDLKKARWYLEREIAKPETKHG, encoded by the coding sequence ATGGCATCTGCTGAACACGACACACTGGCGGTAAGCCATGATCCTGTAAATCATCCGAAGCACTACGCTAGCCACCCTGCGCGTTGTGCTTGCGGAGCAAGTATCGAGTGCATCCAGATTACAGAGCACGTGGGATTCAATCTTGGCAATGCCCTGAAATACGTATGGCGCGCTGATCTCAAAGGGAACGCGGATGAAGACCTGAAAAAGGCGCGCTGGTATCTGGAGCGGGAGATTGCGAAGCCGGAGACGAAACATGGTTGA
- a CDS encoding IS110 family RNA-guided transposase: MTRPNPTPTTAVLVAIDVAKSRNEVLIEVPGNRRRRRLTVANTRTEHDRFIAELQALAPRPVIVGFEPTGHYHRPLAWRLVQAGFDARLISSVALARTREALHNGWDKNDPKDAQVILHMLQIGAAKPYHDPLANEINNIQELSVTHEVISRAKTEVQHRILTHYLPLYFPEIERFKGNTRSDWFFALLEQFPVPAAITALSKEAFVAAAWSVVGRKVSKSRLLGDIWETAHRSIALPVSPDAPAIEMFRVVLGEARRLIAQRDAIEEAAIDLLGDHSDFQRLQQVPGIGPIHALTILAEAGDLRRFRHHRQFLKFCGLDLSTYQSGQYRGKTKLSKRGNARLRRTLWMAAQVAIRQRENSFRDKFDRYVARDRHDPDLRRKAFTAITAKMGRVVHAIIKRGDDYRPFVEGPVPGGGTPLYWCHEGASATL, encoded by the coding sequence GTGACCAGACCCAACCCTACACCGACAACAGCTGTTCTCGTCGCTATCGATGTTGCCAAATCACGCAATGAAGTCTTGATTGAGGTGCCCGGTAATCGACGGCGTCGACGCCTGACTGTGGCCAACACGCGCACAGAACATGACCGTTTCATTGCAGAACTGCAGGCCCTGGCACCGCGGCCGGTCATTGTTGGCTTCGAACCGACCGGACATTATCATCGTCCGCTGGCCTGGCGCCTCGTGCAGGCCGGGTTTGATGCACGCCTGATTTCTTCGGTCGCTCTGGCCCGCACGCGAGAGGCGCTGCACAACGGCTGGGACAAGAATGACCCCAAGGATGCACAGGTCATCCTGCACATGCTCCAGATTGGCGCAGCCAAACCATATCATGATCCTCTTGCCAACGAGATCAACAACATTCAGGAATTGTCCGTTACCCATGAAGTGATTTCCCGTGCCAAAACCGAGGTCCAGCACCGGATCCTTACCCACTATCTGCCTCTCTATTTTCCGGAAATTGAGCGCTTCAAGGGCAACACGCGCAGCGACTGGTTCTTTGCCCTCCTTGAGCAATTTCCTGTTCCAGCTGCTATTACCGCGCTCAGCAAGGAGGCGTTTGTTGCTGCCGCCTGGAGTGTTGTTGGGCGCAAGGTCAGTAAATCTCGTCTTCTGGGTGATATCTGGGAAACAGCTCATAGATCGATTGCGCTGCCTGTTTCTCCGGATGCCCCAGCGATCGAGATGTTCCGGGTCGTCCTAGGCGAGGCGCGAAGGCTGATCGCGCAACGTGATGCGATCGAGGAAGCTGCGATTGACCTACTCGGCGATCACAGCGACTTTCAACGCTTGCAGCAGGTGCCGGGGATCGGGCCAATCCATGCCCTGACGATTCTTGCCGAGGCAGGCGACCTGCGGCGATTTCGTCATCACCGGCAATTTCTGAAATTCTGTGGTCTTGACCTGTCAACCTATCAGTCAGGCCAATATCGCGGCAAAACCAAGCTGTCCAAACGCGGCAACGCGCGTCTGCGACGGACACTGTGGATGGCGGCACAGGTCGCCATTCGCCAGCGTGAGAACAGCTTCCGTGACAAGTTCGACCGCTATGTGGCCAGGGACCGGCATGATCCGGACCTGCGCCGCAAGGCGTTCACAGCCATCACCGCAAAGATGGGGCGCGTTGTGCACGCGATCATCAAACGCGGTGACGATTACCGGCCTTTCGTCGAAGGGCCGGTGCCAGGTGGAGGAACCCCTCTCTATTGGTGCCATGAGGGCGCATCTGCGACCCTGTAG
- a CDS encoding DDE-type integrase/transposase/recombinase — MHQIHPQARTTPVVRAEIAHSMEGTGVLARRFGVSDETVRKWRRRGAEGCTDRSSKPRLLAWKTTEEERAIVCHLRRATEFGLDDLTFVLRHFLPHLNRDSVWRILKDAGLNRRPTKEKICPVRGDGTFRDYDLGYVHIDVKHLPKLQTKDGEARKRFLYVAIDRCSRFVHLAVYDAENAANAVDFLKTVKTAFPFRITHILTDRGSCFTADAFEKACQNVDRRRTRAYSPQTNGMVERFNGRIATEVLPINVAHHTDLEVLLHGFNHAYNLRRQRVLGGLSPTAKVAERLRQRPRLRNRSYKTMTEVSIMNDVDCIMVYANDVSQPDR; from the coding sequence ATGCATCAGATCCATCCGCAAGCCCGCACCACACCTGTCGTCCGGGCCGAAATTGCACACTCGATGGAAGGGACCGGGGTGTTGGCGCGACGCTTCGGCGTCAGCGACGAGACGGTGCGCAAATGGCGCAGGCGTGGAGCCGAGGGATGCACGGATCGAAGCAGTAAGCCCCGGTTACTGGCCTGGAAAACGACCGAGGAAGAGCGCGCGATTGTCTGTCATCTTCGTCGCGCCACCGAATTCGGGCTCGATGACCTGACGTTCGTGCTGCGGCACTTCCTGCCTCACCTCAACAGAGATAGCGTCTGGCGTATTCTTAAGGACGCAGGGCTCAACCGACGGCCGACGAAGGAGAAAATTTGTCCCGTGCGCGGCGACGGCACATTCCGGGACTACGACCTGGGCTATGTCCATATCGACGTGAAGCATCTGCCGAAGCTGCAAACCAAAGATGGCGAGGCCCGTAAACGCTTCCTGTATGTCGCGATCGACCGCTGCTCACGTTTCGTGCATCTGGCCGTCTACGACGCCGAGAATGCTGCCAATGCCGTCGATTTTCTAAAGACCGTCAAAACCGCCTTTCCTTTCCGGATCACGCATATCCTGACCGACCGAGGCTCGTGCTTCACTGCAGACGCCTTCGAGAAAGCCTGTCAGAATGTCGATCGTCGGCGAACCAGAGCGTATTCCCCTCAGACGAACGGTATGGTCGAGCGGTTCAACGGTCGCATCGCAACCGAGGTTCTGCCGATCAACGTCGCACACCACACGGATCTCGAAGTCCTGCTGCATGGGTTCAATCACGCCTATAACCTGCGCCGACAGCGGGTTCTGGGCGGCCTTTCGCCTACCGCCAAAGTCGCCGAGCGCCTCAGGCAGAGACCACGTCTGCGTAATCGAAGCTATAAAACTATGACAGAAGTCAGTATCATGAACGACGTCGACTGTATCATGGTTTACGCCAATGACGTCTCACAACCTGACAGATAG